In Engraulis encrasicolus isolate BLACKSEA-1 chromosome 24, IST_EnEncr_1.0, whole genome shotgun sequence, a single genomic region encodes these proteins:
- the LOC134441401 gene encoding uncharacterized protein LOC134441401 — translation MMKRTLDPGPPDYRRRTIAVVTPTLSLDETALQPQRECEEAWWVAELRAKDRQLAVLLEERRMAALLRRKRDQRDAQRRSMAFAREQKALWGRLMMDGVADAVEKRSGMMANANLTPMMSSQDHGQDLPSSADQLATLKAVIASITARVLKEYDRGHTGQAEQLRPAARSGDGVAAMNKQNTTYHNAITDMMKAHRQEALRQELLEKQRVREREAEAVEAADKAGASVQSRLLRFWNLLRKANWCGNRRRRHAASQA, via the exons ATGATGAAGAGAACACTGGACCCGGGCCCTCCAGACTACAGGCGGAGAACCATAGCTGTGGtgactcccaccctctctctggaTGAGACTGCCCTGCAGCCCCAGCGGGAGTGTGAGGAGGCCTGGTGGGTGGCGGAGCTGCGGGCTAAGGACAGGCAGCTGGCAGTCctcctggaggagaggaggatggccgctctcctgaggaggaagagggatcaGCGCGATGCGCAGAGGAGATCAATGGCGTTTGCAAGAGAACAGAAGGCCCTGTGGGGCAGGCTGATGATGGACGGTGTCGCCGACGCCGTGGAGAAGAGGAGCGGCATGATGGCCAACGCCAACCTCACACCCATGATGAGCAGTCAGGATCATGGACAG GATCTGCCCAGCTCCGCTGATCAACTCGCCACCTTGAAAGCTGTGATCGCCTCCATTACAGCACGTGTGCTCAAAGAATACGACAGAGGCCACACTGGACAGGCGGAGCAGCTGAGGCCAGCGGCCAGAAGTGGTGACGGCGTAGCTGCCATgaataaacaaaacacaacataTCACAACGCCATAACAGACATGATGAAGGCGCACAGGCAGGAGGCTCTGAGGCAGGAGCTGCTGGAGAagcagagagtgagggagagagaagcggaGGCAGTAGAGGCAGCAGACAAGGCCGGAGCGAGCGTCCAGAGCAGACTGCTGAGGTTCTGGAATCTGCTGCGCAAGGCCAACTGGTGTGGCAACCGGAGGAGACGACATGCAGCATCACAGGCCTGA